From Kitasatospora sp. NBC_00374:
GCCGCCGGGTTCCCGGCACGGTGCTCGATCCGCATCCACGCACGGTAGAGCTGCTCGGCGCTCGGCTCGACGTTCAAGCCCTTGCCGATCGCCGCGCGGGCAGCGTCGATGTCCAGGACCTCGTCGCTGGTGCGCAGCTCCGCGACCCGCGCCGCCGTGTCGACGATCCGGCTGATCATCGTCTGGCCCAGCGGCGCCGCCCAGGAATGGTCAGCGATCCCCGCGAACGGCCTGCCTCGGACCAGGGACAGCGCGGCCTCCAGGTCCCGGACGCCGGCCGGGCCCTTCGGGATGCCGCGCTCGGCGAGGTAGACGAAGTTCGCCCAGTCCGAGGTGATCTCGTCGCTGAGGGAGTACATCGCCACGCCGCGCGGCTTGGGCCGCACGTGCGGCTCGCCGTTGGCGTCCAGGCCGAGCCGGGACCGCAGCCGGGACATCTCCTCCGCCACCAGCTTCGGCCCCCACGGCGTCACCGGGTTCATCGCGTCGCCGATGCTGCCCAGGTCCCGCTCGTTGCGGAACATCAGGTACGCAGCCAGCAGCACCAGCTTCGGCTGGACGCTGGCGTTGCCGATCCCGGCGATCCGCAGCGGGCCCAGGACCTGCAGTTCGGGCGCGGTGGCCTCCGCCTGCCCGCCCTCGGGCCCGGGCTCCCGGACGACGTCGATCCGGGCCTTCGCGGGAGCCGGTGCCTGCTCCGGCGACACGGCCGGCACGTCCGCAGGCACGGTGGCCACATCGGCGGGCCCGTCGGCACCGGTGCCGGACGCCTCGGCCTGCGCCTCACGGCCCTCCCCGTTGGACACAGGCTCCTCCTGGTGGTCCTTGACGACGGACAGGTGACTGGGTGCCGCCACCGGCACTGGCGCGGTGAGTACGCTCACCCGGTCGGGGTCCGGCAGCTGCGCCCACACCCCGCCGGCCGCGTTGGCCGCCTCGGTGGTCAGGGCGACGGCGGAGGTCAGCTGGCGGTACGCCTCGTCAGTGACCCGCTGCAGGATGACCTCGACGCCCAGCGGCTCCAGCAGCTGAGGCTCCGTCAGCGAGGCGTCCAGCACCTGCGCGTCCGGGAAGAAGTCGATCGCGCCGGCCGCCGGGAGCACCGCGGCGACCCGGTGCCCGCGTGCCTTGCCGACCAGGTCGGCGAACTCGTACAAGTCCTCGGCGCTCGCCTTGGCGGAGGAGATCACCATCCACGGCAGCGGCTGCTCTCCGCCCTCGTGCTCGGCCTGGTGGCCCTCGATCCAGACCCGGGCCAGGTCGGCGGTCGCCGCCTTCAGGCTCGGGGTGTACATCACCCGGCAGGCTGGCAGCAGCTGCTGCAGCTCCAGACCGAACCCACAGGTCCGGACCTCGACGTGGCCGCCCCACGCGGCGGTGCCCGCCTCCATGGCGATCCCCCGCGCGACCTCGCGGACCTGCTCCTCGGTGCCGTCCAGCAGGAGCACTCCGGCCTGCGGGAGGTTCGCCAGGATGTGGGTGCCGTCGGCGGCCGCCCCGATGGTGGACAGGCCCGGGTACGGCGCCGGGACGTCCTGCGCCTCCTCGGCGGTCATCAGGTCGGCGCGGTCGGCCCGAACGCCCCACCAGCCGCCGGGACGGTCGGTGAACGGCGACAGGGCCTCGGCGTCCGGGTCGTCGACCAGGATCTCGACGCGGTCGGCAGCGACCTTCGCACCGTGGACGACCGGCAGGGCGTCGGGGTTGCGCGCGGAGAGGGTGCGCAGCGAGAGGTCGAGGAGCTCGACGCTGGCCGGGGACGAGGTCCGGTCGAGGACCTGCTCGGCCTGGCTGGTGGTCTCCGGCAGTGCGATCGTCTCGCCGGGGCGGCGGGCGTTCTGCTGCTCGCGGCGGCGCCAGGCGAGGACGCCGAGCCATCCCGCACCCAGCAGTGCGCCGGCCCCTGCGACCTGCTGGATGGAGACCAGGGAGGAGTCCGATTCCTGAGCCGGGGCGTCCGTCGCGGGAGCGGTGGCCGGGGCCTGGCTCTGCTGTGCCGGTGCCGGTGCCGGAGCGGGGGATGCGGGCGCCTCGGTCGGTGCCGGTGTGGTGGGGGCTGGGGTCGTTGCCTGCGGGGATGCGGGCGCGGGGCTGACCGGTGCCGGGGGCACCGGCGCAGCGGCCTCGGGAGCCGCCGGGGTGGCGGTTTCGGCGGGCTGGTTCGGCTGGGACGGCACGGCGGTGTCCGGCGCGGGGGAGGGCTGTGCGGGGGCCTGCGCACGGGCCGGGATCACGATCTTGTCGCCCGGGAACAGCTTGTCAGGGTCGGTCAGGTGGCGGCCGCCGGGCTGCTCGACGTTCCGGGTGGCCTCCAGCAGCTGGGGGAAGGCGTCGGCGGATCCGAGCTCGTGCTCGGCGATCGCGGAGAGGGTGTCGCCCTCCGCCACGGTGACGGTGCGCTCCCCGCCCGCTGTAGCGGCGGCGGCAGGGGCGGCCGGAGCCGTGGATGCCGCAGCACCGGGGACGTCCTTGGCGTCGGCCGGCAGAACCAGCTGCCACCCGGCGCGCAGCAGGCCCGGCTCCGTCATCGTGGTGCCATCGGGCTGCAGACGGCCCTTGTTGAGGTCGAAGATCTCGCCGAAGCGCCGGCCGTCGCCCAGGTGCCGCTGCGCGATGTCCCACAGCGTCTCGTGGTGGCCGCTGCCGTCGGCCTGGACCGTGTAGAGCGGCCCCGCCGCCGCTGGCGCGGCCTCGCTGACAGCTGCCTGCACGGCCGCGCCGGGGACAGCCTGCGCGCTCGCGGTGACCTGCGCGGGCAGCGGGACGGGGGTGTGCTGGGGGAGGGAGGCCGCTGACGCCACCTGGGTCGCAGTCAGCGTTCCGGCGCCCACCAGCAGCAGCATGGTGACTAGCTTGCGGGCGAGCGCCTGGGAGGCCCCGGCCGCCGGAAGGTGGATGTCCACGCCTGAGACGACCGCGCGGACCTCTACCGCCACGCACACCAGGAACTGCGCCCAGAGCAGCCACACCAGCACGGCCAGGACGTCCATGAAGACGTTGACGGAGACGCTGTTCTGCAGCATCTCGCCCAGCGCGTCCAGCGACGGCACCTCGCCGGGCAGCGGCCAGCCGACGAACTCGACCAGACCGTAGGGGATTCCGGCCAGCAGCGCGGCGAGGAGCAAGCCGGCCACCAGGGCCCCGAGCACGTCACCAGCCGTGCGGGACCGGGCGCCGCCGGGCGCCTTAATCCGTGTCTTTGCCATCTGGAGTCTTCCTGTCGGGCCGGTGAGGTCCGGCTACTGGGTGACGATCGTCTGGATCTCCCGGACGATCACGTCCTGGGGAACGCCGCCGGTCACTCCGTCGGGCAACGGGTTGGCGGGTTGTGCGTTCGGGTTCGTCGACGGCGTCCACGTCACCTTCCACGTCACCTTCGCCGTGAGCGGGTAGGTCGACCCTCGGCTGGAACGCTGGTAGGTGATGTTGCAGCCGGCACTGGAGGAGTCGACCTGGTAGCCGTTCCCGGTCTTGGTGAACGGGTAGGTGCACATGGCCGGGGAGGCGTCGCTGGTGCCCGCGTCGATGCTCAGGGACACCGGCACCGCGAGAGTGGACGCCGCCACGCTCACCCCCAGGTAGTTCAGGGACGCGGTCACGGACACCGGCTGGATCGGCTGCTCGAACGAGACGTACGTCGGCAGGTTCACCGTCTGCTTGTCCGGGTTGGGGGAGAGCTTCACGCTCGGCGGCGGCAGCTTGGTGGCGCCGTACGCCAGCTTGCTCAGCATCAGCGGCGTGACCGCGAGCATCCCCGGCGGCGGGTTGCCGGTGGGAACCCAGACGATGCCCGGCTGCTGGGTGCACGGCGCGGTGGTCGGGAGGTCCCAGGCCTTCTTGGTCTTGACCATGCCCCACCACTGGCCGCTCTGGCCGCGGTGGAAGTCGCCGTCGGCCTTCAGCGCGTCGTACTGGCGTTTTGCCTCGGCGCCCATCGCCCCGGACAGACCGGCCAGCACCTGCTGGAAGGCGGCGTCGAAACTCTCGGGGGTGTAAGCCGGCTCGTACCAGCAGGCGGGCGGGTCGTAGTTCACGCCAACCGACGTGAGGTGCTTGCCGTCCTTGCCGGACTCGCTCACCCGGATCTCGACGTGCGATTCGATCGAGCCGATCGTGGGGGTGCCGCCACCCCAGCCGGTACCCCAGTCCGCCTGGGCCGGGGGCATGGCGGTGGCCGCCACGGCGAATGCCGCGGCGGCCACCGTGAGGACCCTGGTCAGCTTGTGCTTGCGCTCTGGCACCGCGTCGATCCCTTCTCCGCCTGCGTGGACGACACCTGCCAGACGCCCTTGTCGGACAGCGTCAGGGCGGTCGTCCAGTCCGTGTAGTCGTTGATGCTCGGCGTGGTGGTAAGGACCTTGCCGCTGGCCTTGTCCTTCGCGAAGGACTTGCTCTGGTCCTCGCAGTACGCGGTCACCGCGGTCTTCGGGTCCTTCAAGTCCACGGTCAGCGCGTAGTACCGGTCCGTCCCGGTAATCGTCTGGCCACGCGAGTTGAGCTGGGTGAGAGCCTGGTTCATGTACGCGCCGGCAGTGCCCGTGAAGGCGTAGACCATGCCCGGCCGGTTGATGTCGCCGGTGGCGGCGGCCTCGGTGAAGGCCCGCAGCGCGTAGGTCAGTCCGTCGGCAGCCTGCTTCTTGACCGGGTCGTCACCGGCCTTGAACTGGATGTCGACAGCGACGTCTGCGGGCAGGGTGATGGCCGGCGCGCCCGGGGCCGACGTCGGCGTCGGCGAGGCCGAGGCGCTCGCGGAAGCGGTCGGCGAGGTGCTCTGCGCCCCGGTGATGTCCCCGCCAGCCTTCTTGCCGTCCGAGCTACAGCCGGCGGCGCCCGCGATCACGGCGGCGGCCGCCACGGCGGACGCGATCAGCTTGGTGGTCTTCTTCGTGCTCAGCATGCGGTGTTCTCCCAACCCCTGAATGGCCATCAGAGGGTCATTGTTCCTGTACGGCCTGGGCAGTTGCTCGCCCCCACACCGTCAGCCCCCCGTTGAAGGCGGGCAGCAGCAGGGGGGTGTAGGTGAGACGGACCTCGACGGTGACCTGGTTGCCGCCGGCCGCACTGCACCGGGCGGCTCCGACATCACCACCGGAGATGCCGCTGGCGCGCACGAAGTCCTGGACGTGGCCGGTGCACCCGGCAACGTCGATGACCACCTGCCCGTTGCGCAAGTCAGCGGCGCTGATCTGGTTCGCGGCGAACCGGGCGGCCTGCTCGGCGACGTCGGCGGCCTTCTCCCGCTCGTGGATGGCCCGGCCGGTGTCGATGACGAATCCCGCCATTACCAGGAACAGCATCGCCGCGAGGATCAGCGCCAGGGCGCCGGAGCCGCGCTCCGCACCCCGCTCGCGCGCACGGCGCAGCCGCCGGATCACCAACTCGGTCACTGGACCACCCTCCGATAGACGTCCAAGGGGGCGGTGGAGGTGGCCCGGATGTCGCCGGCCACCGGGAGCTTCGAGAGGGCCACGCCCTTGACCCGGCAGGACAGGGTGACGGTGAACAGCCCGCCCGGCCGGAAGTCGCCGCCCGCCGACACCTGGACGGTGCCGCCCGCGCACACGCGGGCAGCGTCCTTGTTCGCGGTGCTGGTCGCAGCGGACAGCGCAGACCAGTAGTCGCGCTGCAGGGCGCCGGCCCGCGCCGCGTCCCGGGCCGTTCCCTCAAGGGAAGCCCGGGAGTTGACGATCTGGCCCAAGCCGATCAGCAGCAGGACGAAGAGCATCAGAACGGGAGCGATCAGCACCAATTCGACGGTGGAGATCCCCGCGTCGCTGCCCAGACGCCTGCGGATCGTGTCAGCCGGCATCGGGCACGAACCTCTCGATGGGGCCGACGGACTTCGCCGTGACCGTCAGGTTCAGGAACGGCACCACCTTGACCACCCGGCCGGTCACGGTGACGCCGACCTGGTCGCCGTCCTGGAACGGGAAGACGCTCGCGCCGTTGACCAGCGCCGGCCCGAGCGTACTGATCCGGTTCTGGGCGGTGGTGCTCGCCATGTTTTGCCAGGAACCGGGGTTGTCGTCCGCGGTGGCCCGGGCCTTGCGAGCACCGGCCTGGGCGGCCGCCTCGCTCACGGTGCTGGCGAAGTAGTACAGGCCGAACTGGACGACGGAGAGCAGCAGCAGGAACAGCAGCGGCGTGATGATCATGAATTCGACCGTGCTGGTCCCCCGGTCGCCACGCAGCCGCGCCGCGACCCGGGCCCTGACTCGTTCCACCGCTCGATTCCCCTTCTCCGTCGTCCAGCTCGGCTCACGTACTCAGCGGCAGATCAGTTGCAGCCGCCGTTCTGGGTGGTGTCGGCGCCGGTGATGCAGGTCCCGACGCTGGTGGACTTGGTGGTCACCGCCGCCTTGATGGCCACGACCGCGATACCGACCACGACGATCACCGCAGCGGTGATCAGGATCAGCTCGACGGCGGTGTAGCCGCCCTCCTCACGGTTACGGGCCTTGTCGATCCGGCTGAACGCCGCGTCGCGTACACCGGCGACAGCGGCAACGGCGGTGACGGCGAACAGCAGCGCACGCTCGCGCACGCCGAAGCTGCCAGCCGGGTTGATGACGGTGGTGGACATGTTCGGTTCCCCTCGTTCGGTTGGAAATCTGTGGGATAGCTGATTCGGAAAGATCAGAGGTTGATGAGCGTCAGCGCCGGATAGATCAGGAAGATCAAGAACCCGAAGCAGAGCAACAGCTGGGCGACGAGCATCGACTGCGACTTCGCGGCGGCCGCGCCCTGCATCTCGGCCAGCTCCCGGTTGCGCAGGGTCTGCGCGCGGCTCTCCAGCGACGTGCGGACCTTCGCACCGTCCTGGGCGACGAGGCGGACGGTAGAGGTGAACTCGACCAGCTCGGGAACGCCGATCTCCTCGCCCAAGCGGCCGGGCGCCGTCCAGTACGGCAGGTTCTTCACCCGGGCCTCCTCCAGCGCCCAGCGGATGCGCCGCATCGGCCAGGCATCGGAGGACTCCGCCGTCGCCTTCATGGCCTCCGGAAGGCCGGCGCCAGCCGACAGACTCAGGTGGACCAGCGTCAAGTACACCGACACCATCCGCGTGAACTCACGCCGCTTCTCCTTCGCCTGGCTGCGCACCTCCAGGTCAGGAGCGAAGAAGCACCCGGCGACGAGCAGCAGGGTCAGCCACATCGGGGCGAGCATGCTGCTGGTCACCCCGACCAGCCACAACACCACCGCGAGCAGCGGGCCCAGCAGCAGCCCGGCCGCCGAATACAACACCTTCTGAGCCAAGAAGGTCTCCATCGGCTTCTCCACCAGCGCCAGGTCAGGGCGAAGCCGTGCCAGCCGCCAGCCCTGCTTGGCGTAGAACGCCGCCACCTTCGGCCCGAGCGCGGCCAGCGCCCTGTCCTGGGCTCCGTTCAGGACGGTCGGCGCAGGAGCAGGCCCGCTGGAGGTGATGCGCAGCGCGTCGATCCGGGCGACGGTGGCCACCGACCCCGGACGGCTCGGCACGAGCGCGCGGATCAGCAGGTACACCCCCAGGCCGCATACGGCGCCAGCGAGAAGAGGACCGATCACCGGGCACCTCCAGCAGGGGCCAGCAGGCGGGCACCTGCCGGGACGATGGACAGGTGCCGCAGCCAGGCCAGGCCGGCAGCGAAGAACGCGAGGACCACCGTCAGCACCCCCTGCCCCTGAAGAGACTGGTAAGCCACGACGTAGGCCGGGTTGAACAGGGCCATACCGAGCGGGAAGACGACGCAGACCGTGACGACGATCTTCACGCTGCGGCGGGTACCGGAGCGCTGCGCCATGATGTCGCGCCGCATGTCCGCTTCCTTGCGGGCGAGTTCGGCCAGTCCGGTCAGTGCCTTGGCCAGGCCGGGGCCGCGCTGGCGGGAGTTCTCCTTCAGCGCGATGATCACGATGTCGGCTGACCCGTCGTCAAGGTCCTCGGCCAGCAGATCGAGCGCGATCGGGAACGGGGTCCGGGCGCGCAGCCGGTTGACCAGGGCGGCGACATGCGGACGCAGTGCGGGGGAGGCGGCGTCGATGGAGGACTGGATGGCGCTTTCCAGGCCGACAGCGCCCGCCATGGTGTCGCGCAGGCTCTCCGTCCAGCCGGCCAGGGCCTCGACGCGCTCCATCGCGGCCTTCTCCTCCTTGGCCCCGCCGAACAGCTTGTTCCAGAACAGGGCCAAAGCCGCTGCGGCCAGGGCGGCGACGGGCCAGCGGGTGACGGCGAGGACGACCAGGGCGGCGATGACCGCAGCCGCGCCGCGCCTGCGGGCGAAGGCGATGAACCGGGCCGAGGTGGTGGGGCCGCTGTGCTCCTTGCGGGGCCAGCCGACCAGGGAGGCCACGAGCAGGGCGATGCCGCCGCCGACGCCGAGCCCGGCCAGGATCGCGAGAAGGGTGGTGGGGTTGAGGATGTCGGGACTCACTGGAAGTCCCCGCTCGGGTAGTAGCCGAACTCGGCGAGCTCGTCCAGGCAGGTGATGACGGCGGCCGGCCGCAGCTCCCCGAACGAGTCGATCTTGAACACCTCGCTGGACAGCACGTGGCCGTCGCGGCCGTTGACCTCGCGGACGCTGACGAGGCGGCGTTCCTTCACGCCGGTGACGGGATTCTTCACCTTGCCCAGGAAGATCACGAAGTCGAGAGCGTCCTCGATGAGCATGGCCGTGGTCTCGGTATCGAACTGCTCGGCCGCCTGCCGGGCGTAGGTGGCCAGCCGGCGGAACACCGCCTCGCTGGAGCGGGCGTGAATGGTCGAGAGGGAGCCGTCGTTGCCTTGCGACATGGCGTTGAGCATGGTGACGACCTCGGGGCCGAGCACCTCACCGACGATCACCCGGTCCGGATTCTGCCGCAGCGAGCGCTGGACCAGTTCGGCCATCGTCACGGTGCCCAGGCCCTCGGAGTTGGGCAGCCGCTCTTCCAGCACGAGGATGTTCGGGTGCAGCTCGGGGAACTCGTCCAACCCGAGCTCCAGCGCCCGCTCCACCGTGATGAGCCGCTCCTCCTTCGGGATCACGTTGGCCAGCGCCCGGAGCATGGTGGTCTTCCCGGCGTCCGTGGCCCCGCCGATCATGATGTTCTTGCGAGCCAGGACGGCCGCCCGCAGCATCGAGGCGGCCTCCTCGGTGAGCGACCCGAACTTCACCAGGTCCTCCAGGAAGACCTTCCCGAGCCGGGCGCGGCGGATGGACAGCGCCGGACGCTTCGACACCTCCATGACGGCCGACAGCCGGGAGCCGTCGGGCAGGGTCAGGTCCAGCTGTGGATTCGCCCTGTCCCACGACCTGGAGCTGAGGCCCGACGTCGTGGCCAACCCCTGGACGAGCGCAATCAGGGCATCGTCGCTGGCTGCCACAGCCGGCAGCTGCTCGCGAATACCGCCCGCGTAGGTCACGAACGTCTGGTCGCCCTGGATGTCGATGTTCTCGATCCGGTCGTCGTCCAGCAGCGGCTGCAGCGCGCCGGCGCCGTAGATCCGCGCGTGCACCGCCTCGGCGAGCTCGCGCTCCTCCTCCGGCGACATCGCGGGGATGCCGAGGGCGGCCTGCTCCTCGTTGTAGCTCTGCAGGACGTTGTTGATCAGGGACCGTGCGAACTCGCGCTCCACCTCGGGGGCCAGCTGGGCCCTGCCCTGGCGGGCGTCGTCCCGCTGAGCCTGGGTCAGCTGCTCGCCGACACGGCCGTGCAGCAGGGCGACGATCTCGTGCTGGACAGCCATCAGCGCACCCCCAGGGCTTCGGCGCGGGCCGGGGCGGCGGCCGCGGCGGTGGTCTGTTCGACACCTACGCCGTAGCGTCCGCGCAGGTTGGTCACGATGTGCTTGGAGGCGCGGACCAGCTCGGACTTCTCGACCCGGCCGGTCTTGCGGCCGGCCAGCTGGGCTGCACCCGACGGGTCCAGCGGCAGGCAGCCGAGGACTTCCACGGGCAGGCCCTGCTGGACGAACAGCTGGGCGAGTTCGGAGCTGACCTTGGCGTGCTGGCGCTTGTGGTCGACCAGCAGGACGCCGATCGGGGGCCCGCCGCCGGTGCGCCCCAGCCGCTGGGCCAGCGCCGCGGCGCGGTCGCGGGTGAAGGCGATCTCCTCCGGGGAAGTGCGAGTGACCAGGACGACCAGGGATGCCATGGGCAGCAGGTCGAGATTGGGGGAGGAGGGGCCGATCCGGCCGAGGTCAGCGATCACGTCGGCTTCGGTGTTGGCCACGAAGGCGCGCCCGAGCAGCGGCCAAAGGCCCTGCCAGGCGCCGGCCTGCTCGGCGCTGGCCAGGCCGAGCAGTACTTCCTGGCCGCCGTTGATCTGCTGGGTGTGCTCCCAGACCGTCTGTGGGCTGATGCCGTTGCGGCCGGCCACGGCCAGGGAGAGCATGCCCACCCGCGGGTCGAGGTCTTGGCCGGTGGCGGACTTGTGCCGGTAGACCAGGTCACCGCCCTGAGCGTCGCACTCGGCGAACAGGGAACGGCGCGGCCACACGGCGGCGAGGGCGAGGGCGGCGGTGCTGACGCCCGGCGTGCCCTTGGCGTGCGCGACGGCGATAAGTGCCATGGGGCCCTGTCCCTTCTACTTGGGGTCCGCGGGGAGCAGGACCAGGGCGACCTCGCCGGCGGACGCGGCCTGCGCGATCGGGCCGGACTTGTCCGCGGCGACGGTGATGGACAGGGAGAGGTTCGCGCTCGGCGCGGCGGTGTCCGCCTTGAAAACCTGGCGCACCACGGCGGCCTCGGACAGGGAGAGCCCGTTGGCGGAGGCGGCGCCCTGGCCCGTGCCGGTGGCACCGGGGACCGGGGCCTTGGCGAGGTCCTTGCCGACCCACAGCACCCGGATCTTGTCGCCCTCGCGCAGCCCGGGCGGGAACTGACCTTGCTTCAGGCTGAGACCCACGACGGCCTGGTCGCTGCTGACGCTGACCTTGGTGGTGAGCATGGGGCCGGTGAGCAGGGTGCCGACGGGGATCTCGGAGGCCGCGAAGTACTTGCTGGTGAGCGCGCCGCGCTGGTCCCACCGTACGAAGGGGACGTCGGTGTCCTTGGCGACCTGGACCTGCTGGATCGCTGAGGCGGGAATGGCCTGGCCGGGAGCGATTCGCTGCGTGACCTTGACGGCGTCGACCTTCTCCGCGGCCTGCTGGACCAGCGCGGTGCCTCCGAGGCCGCCGGCCAGGATCAGCAGCGCCGCGAGGACCGCCATCGCGGGCCGGCGCTCGCGCACCGTGGCCGGGAGTCGGTCGCCCGCCCCGCCGGGCTGACTGGGCGCGCTCCGCTGCGCGGGCGCGCCCGGGTTCTGCACGGATTGCCTAGCTGTTCCTTGACTCAACGTTCTCTGCCCAACTCGCGTCGATCCGGCGTGAGCCGGCGTGAATTCGAATTTGACCCAGATATGACAAAGCAAAGGGCCGACGTGTCGGCCCGGGCCGTGCCTAGGAGACCGCTACAGGTCCCTGACCTGCGGTCACCCGCGTATGCTCCGATGTCCGTGCCACGTGCCTAACACGTAAGAACCGCCCCCCGTTACTCAGCCTCGCGGTAGCGATGGCGGGCGATCGGGGCCATTGCGACGTGCACATATGGCCGAACCGCCCGGTACTCATTCGCCCCAGAGCTTCAGCCCCGTCACAATACGAAACTTTTGAGTCGCTGTCTGCATAATTTTGGCCACTCCGTTCGTGCTGCTGGCATAGTCGCGACACAAAAACGAACAAAAGTCATAGAAGTAGCTAATGCCGTATCAGGTGATGACCCGGGCTGATTGGACGTCAGCCCGGGCCGTCACTACTCCGTCCGATTCACCGGTTTGGCCGCAGCAGCGGGCCGCCCCCGCCCCGGCCGCTGCCGGGCGGGCTCCGCTTTCACCAGGTCCACGGCCGGACCGCCGCCCGGCTGCTGGGGGACGCCCTGACCACCCAGCGGCGAGGCCTCGCCACCGTCCTCCGGGCTGAGGAACGCGAGCACCACCGCGTCCTGCTCCCGCGCGCGGCGCAGCCGCTCCTCCGTCGGCTCGGCCCGCACCGCCCGGTTCGCCGAGGCCGTCATCCGGCCGACGAGATTGGGGCTGTAGTACGCCTTGAAGACCTCCTTCACCTGAGGACCCTCGACGCGCAGCGGCCCGACCGGAGCGCCGTTGGCTGTGACCTGCACGTAGTGCTGGAAGCGGCTCAGCTCGGCGACTGCGGCCGGGTCGACCGCGCCGTGCCACTCGTCGGTGACCACCCGGATCGCGGCCATGGCGCCGGCGGTCGTGCTCACCACGGAGGCGTTCTGCAGGAGCGACTCCCGGGTGGTGGGCTGCACCCGGTTCAGGTGCTGCACCATGACGTGGAGCCTGACCTTGAACTTCCGGAGCTGCTCGGTGATGCTCGCGAAGGTCGGACCGCCGGCCGGGTCGAGGGAGATGAGTTCGTCGGCGAAGACGTGGAAGGGCCGGCGGGCGTCCTCGGGGGTGTCGCGGCGCGAGAGGCCGTCCCGCAGCAGGTCCTGCATGATCATTGAGATCAGCAGGCGGTCGCTGGGACCGGTGCCCTCCAGGCACAGCCATACGATCTTGCCCTCGTCCATGGCCTTGCGGATGTCGTACGCGCCGGTCGGGTTGCCCAGGAAGGCCCGGGTCACCGGGTTCGCGGACAGCCGGTCGAGGGGGTTGGTGACCGGCGCGAGGACGTCCGGCGGGTAGGTGGCGAACGTCGTCTCCCACCAGCGCCGCTGGTCGGCCGACAGCAGGTCGAGGATCGGG
This genomic window contains:
- a CDS encoding type II secretion system F family protein — translated: MSPDILNPTTLLAILAGLGVGGGIALLVASLVGWPRKEHSGPTTSARFIAFARRRGAAAVIAALVVLAVTRWPVAALAAAALALFWNKLFGGAKEEKAAMERVEALAGWTESLRDTMAGAVGLESAIQSSIDAASPALRPHVAALVNRLRARTPFPIALDLLAEDLDDGSADIVIIALKENSRQRGPGLAKALTGLAELARKEADMRRDIMAQRSGTRRSVKIVVTVCVVFPLGMALFNPAYVVAYQSLQGQGVLTVVLAFFAAGLAWLRHLSIVPAGARLLAPAGGAR
- a CDS encoding pilus assembly protein TadG-related protein; the protein is MTELVIRRLRRARERGAERGSGALALILAAMLFLVMAGFVIDTGRAIHEREKAADVAEQAARFAANQISAADLRNGQVVIDVAGCTGHVQDFVRASGISGGDVGAARCSAAGGNQVTVEVRLTYTPLLLPAFNGGLTVWGRATAQAVQEQ
- a CDS encoding type II secretion system F family protein yields the protein MYLLIRALVPSRPGSVATVARIDALRITSSGPAPAPTVLNGAQDRALAALGPKVAAFYAKQGWRLARLRPDLALVEKPMETFLAQKVLYSAAGLLLGPLLAVVLWLVGVTSSMLAPMWLTLLLVAGCFFAPDLEVRSQAKEKRREFTRMVSVYLTLVHLSLSAGAGLPEAMKATAESSDAWPMRRIRWALEEARVKNLPYWTAPGRLGEEIGVPELVEFTSTVRLVAQDGAKVRTSLESRAQTLRNRELAEMQGAAAAKSQSMLVAQLLLCFGFLIFLIYPALTLINL
- a CDS encoding TadE/TadG family type IV pilus assembly protein: MPADTIRRRLGSDAGISTVELVLIAPVLMLFVLLLIGLGQIVNSRASLEGTARDAARAGALQRDYWSALSAATSTANKDAARVCAGGTVQVSAGGDFRPGGLFTVTLSCRVKGVALSKLPVAGDIRATSTAPLDVYRRVVQ
- a CDS encoding TadE/TadG family type IV pilus assembly protein, with product MERVRARVAARLRGDRGTSTVEFMIITPLLFLLLLSVVQFGLYYFASTVSEAAAQAGARKARATADDNPGSWQNMASTTAQNRISTLGPALVNGASVFPFQDGDQVGVTVTGRVVKVVPFLNLTVTAKSVGPIERFVPDAG
- a CDS encoding ATPase, T2SS/T4P/T4SS family; amino-acid sequence: MAVQHEIVALLHGRVGEQLTQAQRDDARQGRAQLAPEVEREFARSLINNVLQSYNEEQAALGIPAMSPEEERELAEAVHARIYGAGALQPLLDDDRIENIDIQGDQTFVTYAGGIREQLPAVAASDDALIALVQGLATTSGLSSRSWDRANPQLDLTLPDGSRLSAVMEVSKRPALSIRRARLGKVFLEDLVKFGSLTEEAASMLRAAVLARKNIMIGGATDAGKTTMLRALANVIPKEERLITVERALELGLDEFPELHPNILVLEERLPNSEGLGTVTMAELVQRSLRQNPDRVIVGEVLGPEVVTMLNAMSQGNDGSLSTIHARSSEAVFRRLATYARQAAEQFDTETTAMLIEDALDFVIFLGKVKNPVTGVKERRLVSVREVNGRDGHVLSSEVFKIDSFGELRPAAVITCLDELAEFGYYPSGDFQ